A stretch of the Microcella sp. genome encodes the following:
- a CDS encoding acyl-CoA dehydrogenase family protein — protein sequence MTFPTLASDFYGFEALLRDHEKEQLVRLRTFLESEVKPVVNDYWDRAEFPRQILPGLHDQQVFGNLWAETKAGDYSAVYGGWTALEMARVDASIATYVGVQNGLAMGSIGVAGSPEQRAEWLPKLKTGEIIGAFGLTEPLSGSDSAQGLRTTATREGDEWVLNGSKRWIGNATFSDITIIWAKSTEDGQVKGFIVPTSTPGYTATKIERKQALRIVQNADITLENVRVPESLRLQNAHSFRDTAAVLRLTRAEVAWAAVGTSIGAYEAAVEYAKSREQFGKPIASHQLVQDLLSRSLGNITASIALCTRVSQMLDDGVQRDEHASLAKAFATTSMRETVGLCRELLGGNGIVLDYDVARFHADAEALYSYEGTREMNSLIVGRAITGVGAFV from the coding sequence ATGACCTTCCCCACGCTCGCCAGCGATTTTTACGGCTTCGAAGCACTTCTGCGCGACCACGAGAAAGAGCAGCTCGTTCGGCTGCGCACTTTTCTCGAGAGCGAGGTGAAGCCGGTCGTCAACGACTACTGGGATCGCGCCGAGTTCCCCCGCCAGATCTTGCCCGGGCTGCACGACCAGCAGGTCTTCGGCAACTTGTGGGCTGAAACCAAGGCGGGCGACTACAGCGCCGTCTACGGAGGCTGGACCGCTCTGGAAATGGCGCGCGTCGACGCGAGCATCGCCACCTATGTCGGGGTGCAGAACGGCCTGGCCATGGGCTCGATCGGTGTCGCCGGCTCGCCCGAGCAGCGCGCCGAATGGCTGCCGAAGCTCAAGACCGGCGAGATCATCGGCGCCTTCGGGTTGACCGAGCCGCTCTCGGGCAGCGACTCAGCCCAGGGCCTGCGCACGACCGCGACCCGTGAGGGCGACGAGTGGGTTCTCAATGGCAGCAAGCGCTGGATCGGCAATGCGACCTTCAGCGACATCACCATCATCTGGGCCAAGAGCACCGAAGACGGCCAGGTCAAGGGATTCATCGTGCCGACGAGCACGCCCGGGTACACCGCGACCAAGATCGAGCGCAAGCAGGCGCTGCGTATTGTGCAGAACGCCGACATCACGCTCGAGAACGTACGCGTGCCCGAGTCGCTTCGACTGCAGAACGCCCACTCGTTCCGCGACACCGCCGCTGTGTTGCGCCTCACGCGCGCCGAAGTGGCCTGGGCCGCGGTCGGCACCTCGATCGGCGCCTACGAGGCCGCCGTCGAGTACGCGAAGAGCCGCGAGCAGTTCGGCAAGCCCATCGCGAGCCACCAGCTCGTGCAAGACCTACTCAGCCGCAGCCTCGGCAACATCACGGCGAGCATCGCGTTGTGCACGCGTGTCTCGCAGATGCTCGACGACGGAGTGCAGCGCGACGAGCACGCCTCGCTCGCCAAAGCTTTCGCGACCACGTCGATGCGCGAGACCGTGGGCCTCTGCCGCGAACTGCTCGGCGGCAACGGCATCGTGCTCGACTACGACGTCGCTCGGTTCCACGCCGACGCCGAAGCGCTCTACAGCTATGAGGGCACGCGCGAGATGAACAGCCTCATCGTGGGCCGCGCCATCACGGGGGTCGGCGCCTTCGTCTGA
- the manA gene encoding mannose-6-phosphate isomerase, class I, with protein MLLRIENIPRPYDWGSTTAIAELLGTAPSGRPEAELWLGDHPGSPARIVGGSDEPDLAAYLSARGEKLPFLLKVLAAAEPLSLQAHPTIAQAREGFARENAAGIALDDPTRNYKDELHKPELIYALSDPFIALAGFRPIDEARAELQQAANPVEAEHPGAGARLAPLLDRLTGDDALPEVVRWLIGRGEGVAELVDAVTDHARRLEHRPLDTESWATVRRLAHHYPGDPGIVLSMLMHTVVLRPGEALYLPTGNIHSYQQGLAIEVMAASDNVLRGGLSPKHVDVPELMTVLDTRPVPEPRIAPRTISAGVQRFEPDVVDFALTVIDTDAAHRGVTVDSRGHAIALCLEGRVRLQGSLALERGQAAFCDDAELSIRGEGRVVVATGEHPAA; from the coding sequence GTGCTGCTGCGCATCGAAAACATCCCGCGCCCCTACGACTGGGGCTCGACCACGGCGATCGCCGAACTACTCGGCACGGCACCGTCAGGCCGCCCCGAGGCCGAGCTGTGGCTCGGCGACCACCCCGGCTCGCCCGCGCGCATCGTGGGCGGGTCTGACGAACCCGACCTCGCCGCCTACCTCTCGGCTCGGGGCGAGAAGCTGCCGTTCTTGCTCAAGGTGCTCGCCGCCGCCGAGCCGCTCTCGCTGCAGGCGCACCCGACGATCGCGCAGGCGCGCGAGGGCTTTGCGCGCGAGAACGCGGCCGGCATCGCGCTCGACGACCCGACGCGCAACTACAAAGACGAGCTGCATAAGCCCGAGCTCATCTACGCGCTGAGCGACCCGTTCATCGCGCTGGCCGGCTTCCGGCCCATCGACGAAGCGCGAGCCGAACTGCAGCAGGCTGCAAACCCGGTTGAGGCCGAGCACCCTGGGGCCGGAGCGCGGCTGGCACCTCTGCTCGACCGCCTCACGGGTGACGACGCGCTGCCCGAGGTCGTGCGCTGGCTCATCGGGCGGGGCGAGGGCGTCGCCGAACTGGTGGATGCTGTCACCGACCATGCCCGCCGCCTCGAGCATCGCCCGCTCGACACAGAGAGTTGGGCGACCGTGCGCCGCCTGGCCCACCACTACCCGGGCGACCCGGGCATCGTGCTCTCGATGCTCATGCACACGGTCGTGCTGCGTCCGGGCGAGGCGCTCTACCTGCCGACCGGCAACATCCACTCGTACCAGCAGGGTCTCGCGATCGAGGTGATGGCCGCGAGCGACAACGTGCTGCGGGGCGGGCTCAGCCCCAAGCACGTCGACGTGCCCGAGCTCATGACCGTGCTCGACACCCGACCCGTGCCTGAGCCGCGCATCGCGCCCAGAACGATCTCGGCCGGCGTGCAGCGCTTCGAGCCCGACGTCGTCGACTTCGCCCTGACCGTCATCGATACCGATGCCGCTCATCGCGGTGTGACGGTGGACTCTCGCGGGCACGCCATCGCGCTGTGCCTCGAGGGGCGCGTCAGGCTGCAGGGCTCGCTCGCGCTCGAGCGCGGGCAGGCTGCGTTCTGCGACGATGCTGAGCTCAGCATCCGCGGAGAAGGTCGGGTGGTGGTGGCGACGGGCGAGCATCCCGCGGCCTAG